In one Sander lucioperca isolate FBNREF2018 chromosome 7, SLUC_FBN_1.2, whole genome shotgun sequence genomic region, the following are encoded:
- the nr2c1 gene encoding nuclear receptor subfamily 2 group C member 1 — protein sequence MDGQTQRIQLVSADSNMALGHRIQIVTDQQTGQKIQIVTALEPSSPGKQQFILANADYSSGGKVILAKQEGSPNKVILTTPDGSGVNQLLFASPDLAGQQIQFVTEGSDQSIGKPVVEYCVVCGDKASGRHYGAVSCEGCKGFFKRSIRKNLVYTCRGSGECAINKLHRNRCQYCRLQRCIALGMKQDSVQCERKPVEVTTREKSINCAASTEKIYIRKNLCSPLAATPTFMSDKETARSTSLLESSMLLNIQQPFPKLENTILIPASPDKDDPSQGDLGTLANVVTSLAHLNKAREASDCSNDLMGDETLSNGDSSMTDIQGDEQTASDITRAFDTLAKVLHPGDGSAGESLEATMQLMSGDQSGPVVELEGPILSDSHIPFKLMMPLPVPEYLNVNYICESASRLLFLSMHWARSIPAFQTLGGQENDINLMKACWNELFALGLAQCSNVMNVGTILSAIINHLQTSLQEDKLSPDRVKLVMEHIWRMQEFCNSMTKLSPDSYEYAYLKAIVLFSPDHPGIDNTPQIERFQEKAYMELQDYVTSTYPEDSYRLSKLLLRLPALRLISAAVTEELFFAGLIGNVQIDSIIPYILKMESTDYNSQAVSGV from the exons ATGGATGGACAGACACAAAGGATTCAACTTGTGTCAGCAGACAGCAACATGGCATTAGGACACAGAATCCAG ATTGTAACTGATCAGCAGACTGGCCAGAAGATCCAGATTGTTACAGCACTTGAGCCATCTTCCCCTGGAAAGCAGCAGTTTATCCTAGCAAATGCTGACTATTCCTCTGGTGGGAAGGTGATCCTGGCCAAGCAGGAAGGCTCACCCAACAAGGTCATCCTCACCACTCCAGACGGCTCTGGGGTTAACCAGCTGTTGTTTGCCTCCCCTGACTTGGCTGGGCAGCAGATTCAG TTTGTGACTGAAGGGTCAGACCAGTCCATTGGGAAGCCAGTTGTGGAGTACTGCGTTGTCTGTGGGGACAAGGCCTCAG GGCGTCATTACGGAGCTGTTAGCTGTGAGGGCTGTAAGGGCTTCTTCAAACGCAGTATTAGAAAGAACCTAGTGTACACATGCAGGGGCTCCGGAGAGTGTGCCATCAACAAGCTCCACCGAAACCGCTGCCAGTACTGTCGACTGCAGCGCTGTATAGCTCTGGGCATGAAACAGGATT CTGTGCAGTGTGAGAGGAAGCCTGTTGAAGTGACCACCAGAGAGAAATCCATCAACTGTGCAGCATCCACTGAGAAAATCTACATCCGCAAAAACCTGTGTAGCCCTCTGGCTGCCACACCCACTTTTATGTCCGACAAGGAAACTGCTAG GTCTACAAGTTTGCTTGAGTCAAGCATGTTGCTCAACATCCAACAGCCCTTCCCCAAGCTGGAAAACACCATATTGATTCCAGCATCCCCTGACAAG GACGATCCATCCCAAGGTGACCTCGGCACGCTGGCAAATGTAGTGACGTCCCTCGCCCACCTCAACAAGGCCAGGGAGGCAAGTGACTGCAGCAATGATCTGATGGGAGATGAAACGCTTAGCAACGGGGACAGCTCGATGACAGACATCCAAGGAGATGAGCAAACTGCAAGTGATATCACTCG AGCTTTTGACACCCTGGCCAAAGTCCTGCACCCTGGTGATGGCTCGGCAGGAGAGTCCTTGGAGGCCACGATGCAGCTGATGTCAGGGGACCAGTCGGGTCCTGTGGTGGAGTTGGAGGGGCCGATACTCTCTGACAGCCATATCCCTTTCAAG CTTATGATGCCTTTGCCTGTGCCAGAGTACCTCAATGTCAACTACATCTGTGAGTCAGCTTCCCGACTACTTTTTCTCTCCATGCACTGGGCACGCTCCATCCCTGCCTTTCAAACCCTTGG tgGTCAAGAAAATGACATTAACTTAATGAAAGCCTGCTGGAACGAGCTGTTTGCCCTGGGTCTGGCACAGTGCTCAAACGTCATGAATGTTGGTACCATCCTAAGTGCCATTATCAACCATCTGCAGACCAGCTTACAGGAAG ATAAGCTGTCCCCAGATCGAGTAAAACTAGTAATGGAGCACATCTGGAGGATGCAGGAGTTCTGTAACAGCATGACCAAGCTGTCCCCAGACTCTTATGAATATGCCTACCTCAAAGCCATCGTTCTCTTTAGTCCTG ATCACCCAGGCATAGATAATACTCCACAGATAGAGCGGTTTCAGGAGAAGGCCTACATGGAGCTGCAGGACTACGTAACCAGCACCTACCCAGAAGACTCCTATCG GTTATCCAAGCTATTGCTGCGTCTTCCTGCCCTCCGGCTGATAAGTGCAGCTGTCACTGAGGAGCTGTTTTTCGCTGGGCTCATTGGCAATGTGCAGATTGACAGCATCATCCCTTACATCCTCAAAATGGAGTCCACCGATTATAATAGCCAGGCGGTCTCTGGGGTCTGA
- the LOC116038688 gene encoding transmembrane and coiled-coil domain protein 3-like isoform X2, with the protein MPSANVSVRSLSEEEKYLSSRMDRSTEGSFLSILGSMRRGSSENNLDLDLSDGGPGPAVGCEVQRSRSCLDNLQQKILKVTEQLKIEQTAQDENVAEYLKLVNSADKLQVGRIKQVFEKKNQKSAQNIAKMQKKLEQYHRKMKDSETHHIPSPHPSTVKHITLPRESPRELLRDMTGSGRHPTMDKIKTIGPGVSLSPPFFFSKPREFANLIRNKFGSADNIAHLKTTLDASSPLPTDSAGKGLSSSTSMVGKPKYPSDDESSSGSASISADSNGQPTGGMSAVQAQGQDQQAKGDSQSKLALCLEEVREIKDAQSQLEEDMEEIKAQFKKEYGIISQTLQEERYRYERLEDQLNDLTELHQNEMTNLKQELASIEERVAYQAHERASDIQEALESCQTRVSKLELQQQQQQTVQLESRDARVLLGKSINIMLAIITVILVCVSTAAKFAAPLMRSRHQVVATFLGVCFLTIFWKNWDRLQYAIDRLLVPA; encoded by the exons ATGCCCAGTGCCAACGTGTCTGTGCGAAGTTTATCTGAAGAGGAGAAATACCTCAGCAGCCGGATG GACCGGAGTACTGAGGGCAGTTTCCTGAGCATCCTTGGGTCGATGCGTCGGGGTTCCTCAGAGAACAATCTGGACCTGGATCTGAGTGATGGAGGTCCTGGTCCTGCGGTGGGCTGCGAGGTCCAGCGTAGTCGTTCTTGCTTGGACAACCTCCAGCAGAAGATACTAAAAGTCACGGAGCAGCTGAAGATTGAGCAGACGGCCCAGGACGAGAACGTAGCTGAGTACCTGAAGCTGGTGAACAGTGCCGACAAGCTGCAAGTAGGGCGCATCAAGCAGGTGTTTGAAAAGAAGAACCAGAAGTCAGCTCAAAACATTGCCAAGATGCAAAAGAAGCTAGAGCAGTACCATCGAAAGATGAAAGACAGTGAAACCCACCACATCCCATCCCCTCACCCATCTACTGTCAAACACATTACCTTACCCAGGGAGTCTCCCAGAGAGCTGCTGAGGGATATGACTGGCAGTGGCCGACACCCGACCATGGACAAGATCAAGACCATTGGCCCAGGTGtttccctctcccctccttTCTTCTTCAGCAAGCCCAGAGAGTTCGCCAACCTTATCAGGAACAAGTTTGGCAGTGCTGACAACATCGCCCACCTCAAGACCACTCTGGATGCTTCCTCACCGCTCCCCACTGACAGTGCAGGAAAGGGGCTGAGTAGCAGCACCTCCATGGTGGGCAAGCCCAAGTATCCCAGTGATGATGAGAGCTCCTCGGGGAGCGCCTCCATTTCAGCAGACAGTAACGGGCAGCCAACAGGGGGAATGTCGGCGGTGCAGGCGCAGGGCCAGGACCAACAGGCCAAGGGAGACAGCCAGAGCAAACTGGCTCTGTGCCTGGAGGAGGTGAGGGAGATCAAAGATGCCCAGAGCCAGCTGGAGGAGGATATGGAGGAAATAAAGGCTCAGTTCAAGAAAGAGTATGGCATCATCAGCCAAACACTGCAGGAAGAGAGATACAG GTACGAGCGTTTGGAAGACCAACTAAACGACCTGACAGAACTTCACCAAAACGAGATGACTAATTTAAAGCAGGAACTGGCCAGCATCGAGGAGAGGGTGGCCTACCAGGCTCATGAAAGGGCCAGTGACATACAG GAGGCTCTGGAGTCGTGTCAGACGCGAGTGTCCAAGCTGgagctccagcagcagcagcagcagacggTCCAGCTTGAGAGCCGTGATGCCCGGGTCCTGCTGGGAAAGAGCATCAACATCATGCTGGCCATCATCACCGTCATCCTGGTGTGTGTCTCCACTGCTGCCAAGTTTGCTGCTCCACTGATGAGGAGTCGGCACCAAGTGGTAGCTACCTTCCTGGGAGTTTGTTTTTTGACCATATTCTGGAAGAACTGGGACCGTTTACAGTATGCCATAGACAGGTTGCTGGTACCTGCCTGA
- the LOC116038688 gene encoding transmembrane and coiled-coil domain protein 3-like isoform X1 produces the protein MHSGRSRIVIGRRAPQAIRQASQYICSSSLIRVLDRAEDRSTEGSFLSILGSMRRGSSENNLDLDLSDGGPGPAVGCEVQRSRSCLDNLQQKILKVTEQLKIEQTAQDENVAEYLKLVNSADKLQVGRIKQVFEKKNQKSAQNIAKMQKKLEQYHRKMKDSETHHIPSPHPSTVKHITLPRESPRELLRDMTGSGRHPTMDKIKTIGPGVSLSPPFFFSKPREFANLIRNKFGSADNIAHLKTTLDASSPLPTDSAGKGLSSSTSMVGKPKYPSDDESSSGSASISADSNGQPTGGMSAVQAQGQDQQAKGDSQSKLALCLEEVREIKDAQSQLEEDMEEIKAQFKKEYGIISQTLQEERYRYERLEDQLNDLTELHQNEMTNLKQELASIEERVAYQAHERASDIQEALESCQTRVSKLELQQQQQQTVQLESRDARVLLGKSINIMLAIITVILVCVSTAAKFAAPLMRSRHQVVATFLGVCFLTIFWKNWDRLQYAIDRLLVPA, from the exons ATGCACTCTGGAAGGAGCAGGATTGTGATTGGGCGCAGGGCTCCTCAGGCTATACGTCAGGCCAGTCAATACATATGCAGTAGCTCGCTCATCAGAGTCCTGGACAGAGCAGAG GACCGGAGTACTGAGGGCAGTTTCCTGAGCATCCTTGGGTCGATGCGTCGGGGTTCCTCAGAGAACAATCTGGACCTGGATCTGAGTGATGGAGGTCCTGGTCCTGCGGTGGGCTGCGAGGTCCAGCGTAGTCGTTCTTGCTTGGACAACCTCCAGCAGAAGATACTAAAAGTCACGGAGCAGCTGAAGATTGAGCAGACGGCCCAGGACGAGAACGTAGCTGAGTACCTGAAGCTGGTGAACAGTGCCGACAAGCTGCAAGTAGGGCGCATCAAGCAGGTGTTTGAAAAGAAGAACCAGAAGTCAGCTCAAAACATTGCCAAGATGCAAAAGAAGCTAGAGCAGTACCATCGAAAGATGAAAGACAGTGAAACCCACCACATCCCATCCCCTCACCCATCTACTGTCAAACACATTACCTTACCCAGGGAGTCTCCCAGAGAGCTGCTGAGGGATATGACTGGCAGTGGCCGACACCCGACCATGGACAAGATCAAGACCATTGGCCCAGGTGtttccctctcccctccttTCTTCTTCAGCAAGCCCAGAGAGTTCGCCAACCTTATCAGGAACAAGTTTGGCAGTGCTGACAACATCGCCCACCTCAAGACCACTCTGGATGCTTCCTCACCGCTCCCCACTGACAGTGCAGGAAAGGGGCTGAGTAGCAGCACCTCCATGGTGGGCAAGCCCAAGTATCCCAGTGATGATGAGAGCTCCTCGGGGAGCGCCTCCATTTCAGCAGACAGTAACGGGCAGCCAACAGGGGGAATGTCGGCGGTGCAGGCGCAGGGCCAGGACCAACAGGCCAAGGGAGACAGCCAGAGCAAACTGGCTCTGTGCCTGGAGGAGGTGAGGGAGATCAAAGATGCCCAGAGCCAGCTGGAGGAGGATATGGAGGAAATAAAGGCTCAGTTCAAGAAAGAGTATGGCATCATCAGCCAAACACTGCAGGAAGAGAGATACAG GTACGAGCGTTTGGAAGACCAACTAAACGACCTGACAGAACTTCACCAAAACGAGATGACTAATTTAAAGCAGGAACTGGCCAGCATCGAGGAGAGGGTGGCCTACCAGGCTCATGAAAGGGCCAGTGACATACAG GAGGCTCTGGAGTCGTGTCAGACGCGAGTGTCCAAGCTGgagctccagcagcagcagcagcagacggTCCAGCTTGAGAGCCGTGATGCCCGGGTCCTGCTGGGAAAGAGCATCAACATCATGCTGGCCATCATCACCGTCATCCTGGTGTGTGTCTCCACTGCTGCCAAGTTTGCTGCTCCACTGATGAGGAGTCGGCACCAAGTGGTAGCTACCTTCCTGGGAGTTTGTTTTTTGACCATATTCTGGAAGAACTGGGACCGTTTACAGTATGCCATAGACAGGTTGCTGGTACCTGCCTGA
- the LOC116038688 gene encoding transmembrane and coiled-coil domain protein 3-like isoform X3, which yields MRRGSSENNLDLDLSDGGPGPAVGCEVQRSRSCLDNLQQKILKVTEQLKIEQTAQDENVAEYLKLVNSADKLQVGRIKQVFEKKNQKSAQNIAKMQKKLEQYHRKMKDSETHHIPSPHPSTVKHITLPRESPRELLRDMTGSGRHPTMDKIKTIGPGVSLSPPFFFSKPREFANLIRNKFGSADNIAHLKTTLDASSPLPTDSAGKGLSSSTSMVGKPKYPSDDESSSGSASISADSNGQPTGGMSAVQAQGQDQQAKGDSQSKLALCLEEVREIKDAQSQLEEDMEEIKAQFKKEYGIISQTLQEERYRYERLEDQLNDLTELHQNEMTNLKQELASIEERVAYQAHERASDIQEALESCQTRVSKLELQQQQQQTVQLESRDARVLLGKSINIMLAIITVILVCVSTAAKFAAPLMRSRHQVVATFLGVCFLTIFWKNWDRLQYAIDRLLVPA from the exons ATGCGTCGGGGTTCCTCAGAGAACAATCTGGACCTGGATCTGAGTGATGGAGGTCCTGGTCCTGCGGTGGGCTGCGAGGTCCAGCGTAGTCGTTCTTGCTTGGACAACCTCCAGCAGAAGATACTAAAAGTCACGGAGCAGCTGAAGATTGAGCAGACGGCCCAGGACGAGAACGTAGCTGAGTACCTGAAGCTGGTGAACAGTGCCGACAAGCTGCAAGTAGGGCGCATCAAGCAGGTGTTTGAAAAGAAGAACCAGAAGTCAGCTCAAAACATTGCCAAGATGCAAAAGAAGCTAGAGCAGTACCATCGAAAGATGAAAGACAGTGAAACCCACCACATCCCATCCCCTCACCCATCTACTGTCAAACACATTACCTTACCCAGGGAGTCTCCCAGAGAGCTGCTGAGGGATATGACTGGCAGTGGCCGACACCCGACCATGGACAAGATCAAGACCATTGGCCCAGGTGtttccctctcccctccttTCTTCTTCAGCAAGCCCAGAGAGTTCGCCAACCTTATCAGGAACAAGTTTGGCAGTGCTGACAACATCGCCCACCTCAAGACCACTCTGGATGCTTCCTCACCGCTCCCCACTGACAGTGCAGGAAAGGGGCTGAGTAGCAGCACCTCCATGGTGGGCAAGCCCAAGTATCCCAGTGATGATGAGAGCTCCTCGGGGAGCGCCTCCATTTCAGCAGACAGTAACGGGCAGCCAACAGGGGGAATGTCGGCGGTGCAGGCGCAGGGCCAGGACCAACAGGCCAAGGGAGACAGCCAGAGCAAACTGGCTCTGTGCCTGGAGGAGGTGAGGGAGATCAAAGATGCCCAGAGCCAGCTGGAGGAGGATATGGAGGAAATAAAGGCTCAGTTCAAGAAAGAGTATGGCATCATCAGCCAAACACTGCAGGAAGAGAGATACAG GTACGAGCGTTTGGAAGACCAACTAAACGACCTGACAGAACTTCACCAAAACGAGATGACTAATTTAAAGCAGGAACTGGCCAGCATCGAGGAGAGGGTGGCCTACCAGGCTCATGAAAGGGCCAGTGACATACAG GAGGCTCTGGAGTCGTGTCAGACGCGAGTGTCCAAGCTGgagctccagcagcagcagcagcagacggTCCAGCTTGAGAGCCGTGATGCCCGGGTCCTGCTGGGAAAGAGCATCAACATCATGCTGGCCATCATCACCGTCATCCTGGTGTGTGTCTCCACTGCTGCCAAGTTTGCTGCTCCACTGATGAGGAGTCGGCACCAAGTGGTAGCTACCTTCCTGGGAGTTTGTTTTTTGACCATATTCTGGAAGAACTGGGACCGTTTACAGTATGCCATAGACAGGTTGCTGGTACCTGCCTGA